One window of Agromyces rhizosphaerae genomic DNA carries:
- a CDS encoding macro domain-containing protein, with protein sequence MPTITSVHGDLTEQRVDAIVNTASRRMRGGGGLDGAIHRAGGPAVLRDCRERFPRGLAVGDAGWTTAGELPATWVIHTVAPKHRGRPEDRELLASCYRRALEVADELGARSVAFPIIGTGVRRWPTREAVGAAIEAISTSGSSVRDVRLVTFTDDAAHAEVQRRLGAATPLRILQGVRALHERGVHAARILPGVSPSGLHWRVAVTHADNFVTEPYGLRVRDHDRAIHYTSADGTGFAEGEVNLTSTPDDAADLMLRALPDLDAGVDDPTYVRWYADLLAEVERHDALPIAFADGFDDSDGWEIGWGSGRRYPHPPGPAR encoded by the coding sequence GTGCCCACGATCACGAGCGTCCACGGTGACCTGACCGAGCAGCGGGTCGACGCGATCGTCAACACCGCGAGCAGGCGGATGCGGGGTGGCGGAGGCCTCGACGGGGCGATCCATCGCGCGGGTGGGCCGGCCGTGCTGCGTGACTGCAGGGAGCGATTCCCCCGCGGCCTCGCCGTGGGCGACGCCGGATGGACCACTGCCGGCGAGCTGCCCGCGACCTGGGTCATCCACACGGTCGCGCCGAAGCACCGCGGGCGCCCGGAGGATCGCGAACTGCTCGCGTCCTGCTACCGACGCGCACTCGAGGTCGCCGATGAGCTCGGCGCGAGGAGCGTCGCGTTCCCGATCATCGGCACCGGTGTGCGCAGGTGGCCGACGCGCGAGGCGGTCGGGGCAGCGATCGAGGCGATCTCCACCTCGGGGAGCAGCGTCCGAGACGTCCGACTCGTGACCTTCACGGATGATGCCGCCCACGCCGAGGTGCAGCGCCGGCTCGGCGCGGCGACCCCGCTCCGAATCCTGCAGGGCGTGCGAGCGCTGCACGAGCGCGGCGTCCACGCCGCCCGCATCCTGCCCGGGGTGAGCCCGTCGGGCCTGCACTGGCGCGTCGCCGTGACGCACGCCGACAACTTCGTGACCGAGCCCTACGGGTTGCGGGTGCGCGACCACGACCGCGCGATCCACTACACGAGCGCCGACGGCACCGGCTTCGCGGAGGGCGAGGTGAATCTCACGAGCACGCCGGACGATGCCGCGGACCTGATGCTGCGCGCACTCCCCGACCTGGACGCGGGCGTCGACGACCCCACGTACGTGCGCTGGTACGCCGACCTGCTCGCCGAGGTGGAGCGCCACGACGCACTCCCGATCGCGTTCGCCGACGGGTTCGACGACTCGGACGGGTGGGAGATCGGCTGGGGGTCGGGGCGCCGGTACCCGCATCCGCCCGGGCCCGCACGCTGA
- a CDS encoding DUF998 domain-containing protein, with protein sequence MGVDPRPVAILAIAGFIAAALAMLTAPLLLGEGYDWVERSVSESAAQQTTDAWLGRLGLLLSGLAVLLVCIVRARVWGVVATIAFALFGLFWMLTAVYSTESWIASVPREPLENTLHSVFATAMAVICVGALVLVIRGGYASTRWRIATAGLIAAASLLPLAAVVLPAFGGLLQRTMFVVAYAWFVREACFAVGTRPEASAHSSGRSTSTKPSRS encoded by the coding sequence ATGGGCGTCGACCCGCGGCCGGTCGCGATCCTCGCGATCGCGGGGTTCATCGCGGCCGCGCTCGCGATGCTCACCGCACCGCTGCTGCTCGGCGAGGGGTACGACTGGGTCGAGCGATCGGTCAGCGAGTCGGCGGCGCAGCAGACGACGGATGCCTGGCTCGGACGCCTCGGGCTGCTGCTCTCGGGTCTCGCGGTACTGCTCGTCTGCATCGTGCGCGCCCGCGTATGGGGCGTGGTCGCAACCATCGCATTCGCGCTGTTCGGGCTGTTCTGGATGCTCACCGCCGTCTACTCCACCGAGTCGTGGATCGCGTCGGTTCCCCGGGAACCCCTCGAGAACACCCTGCACTCGGTGTTCGCCACGGCCATGGCCGTCATCTGCGTGGGCGCGCTCGTCCTCGTGATCCGCGGCGGCTACGCCTCGACCCGCTGGCGCATCGCGACCGCCGGCCTCATCGCGGCGGCGAGCCTGCTCCCGCTGGCGGCCGTGGTGCTGCCGGCGTTCGGCGGACTTCTCCAGCGCACGATGTTCGTCGTCGCGTATGCCTGGTTCGTCCGCGAGGCGTGCTTCGCCGTGGGCACACGGCCGGAGGCATCCGCTCACTCCTCGGGCCGGTCGACCTCGACGAAGCCGAGCCGCTCGTAG
- a CDS encoding GNAT family N-acetyltransferase, whose protein sequence is MEPSPRRVERRPYYRAANRHLAEGAVPIPGLRALRDDDFEALAEVHLPALRGTVDDEGDTLEGLVEDYRGGAAGDWGVPLRDRWLVAEDEQGILAAVLTTNWRGTPFIALVVTRLDAQRRGLASALIAEVAARCLARGEPELSLIVTRGNPALGLYERLGFVEVDRPEE, encoded by the coding sequence ATGGAGCCTTCACCGCGACGCGTCGAACGCCGGCCGTACTATCGGGCCGCGAACCGTCATCTCGCCGAGGGTGCGGTGCCGATCCCAGGGCTCCGCGCGCTGCGCGACGACGACTTCGAGGCGCTCGCCGAGGTGCACCTCCCTGCCCTCCGAGGCACCGTGGACGACGAGGGCGACACCCTCGAGGGGCTCGTCGAGGACTATCGCGGCGGCGCGGCCGGCGACTGGGGCGTGCCGCTGCGCGACCGCTGGCTCGTCGCCGAGGACGAGCAGGGCATCCTGGCCGCCGTGCTCACCACGAACTGGCGCGGCACCCCGTTCATCGCGCTCGTCGTCACCCGGCTCGATGCGCAGCGCCGGGGGCTCGCCAGCGCGCTCATCGCGGAGGTGGCTGCGCGCTGCCTGGCCCGCGGCGAGCCGGAGCTGTCGCTCATCGTGACGCGCGGCAACCCTGCGCTCGGCCTCTACGAGCGGCTCGGCTTCGTCGAGGTCGACCGGCCCGAGGAGTGA